From Bdellovibrio sp. KM01:
CGTTCTGGATACTGCTAAAATCTCTACGAACCAAACTATCGTAGGTACTTTGGGTCTGGACTGGCACTTGGATAAACGCACCTACGTTCCTATCCAATTCGACTATGCGATGTTCCCGGACAACAACACTTCCAGCGCAACACAAATGATCTTGCGCGCGGGTTACGGTTGGAAATTCTAAGACATTCTTGAACAGAATAGCTTAAGCAAAAAGCCTCGCACTCGCGAGGTTTTTTTTCTAAAGTTCGAGGTCCGAGGCATATAAAAAACTGCCGCCCTGCTTTTAATCCCTTGTGCAATATATTAGAACGTATCTATATCCGTATCCATATCCGTATCCTGCTCCCCATTCCTATACCATACTCGGCACCCCTTTCGCGATTTGCTTCCGACCAATGTACACGCCCACATATTCCGTGAGAACTTTATCACTCAACTCCAAAGTTCCTGCAGTTGCTCTAAACTGAGCCCTCGCAAACGAGTTTTCGAATAAGGACGACCCAAGGCTTCCATCTCATTCAACTGAACGTAATCCCGAACGATTCGATAAGCCTTATACCCTTTTACGACACGCGAAAATGGACGATACTTCCACACCTTAGCACCTTCATGTTTCCGGCTGAAGGTATCGGTCAACACCTGCGCAAACTGCCCCGCCACCACTCGAAAGAAACTTTGCAACAGAATCCTTTTCCCTCGCACCAGCAAATGCACATGATCGGTTTGAACAGTAAACTGTTCGATTTTCACACCGAACTTCCGCGAATATTTTTTTAATAACGAACCCATAAGGGAAAAATTTCGGGGTTGACGAAGTCCATTTTTAACCACCGTCTTATTAACTTTGAAAACGACGTGCAATGGATCTTTACTTGAAAGGGGTCGCGCGCCCCGCCCTTTCGAAGACTTTCGTAAAACACCCCCATGACAATGACGATGTTTCCAGTGAGTGTTTAGCCCGGAAAACGCCTGTTGTTTTGCTCGCTTCATTGCTACTCCCTTGGTTTTTTTGAGGAGGATCGTGACCGATACCCCCAACAACCCGTTTAGAGTGCAAATCCAAGACGTGCGTGAGTTGAACCGTATCGATTGTCAGCAATAACAAAGTCGAAGACCGGATCTTCTGATTCATCCAACCGGATGTTTTCATTAGGGAGACAGCTTTACAATGATGGATTCAGCGGGGCCAGTCAGAGCCTGTGGCATATCCCCGTGTGAACTCCGCCGGGGGTATCGGTCATTGGGGTATTCACAGACTCATGACCGATACCCCCAAAAGCCTTGGATTACGTGAGACGCAAGAGAGAGTGTGTGTGCGCCTGGGTGTGCTTGACCGATACCCAGATTCGGGATGTTGAGGGCCGACGGTGGCCAGTTCTGGCTTTGTAGCAAATACCTGGAGTGTCAGGAGCGTAGACAATAACCTCCCCGCTGTTTCCTTAGGGACACTCTCTATTCGATCTCAGTTGGACCTCCTCTTGCAGTGGCACAGGCATCTCTTTAGCAATGAGGTTTCCTGTGCTTCGAAAGACTCCTAAATTAATTCTGCCCATAATCCTTGGGCTTTCCGGTCTCCAGGCTCATGCCATGGATGCGGATCCTTACATGACCGAAGAGCATTTGCTGAACAAAGCGGTGCAAGTTCATGTCACCACACGTGGGATGAAATACTTTGATTCGGAACTCGCAAAAATCCTGGGCAACCTGGGCGTGAACATTGACGAAGGGTACTTCCCTGCCTTGTCGTACACTTTCGAAAAACCAATCAATCCGGATGACTTTGCTAAAGACAATCCTGAAGAAGTGAAAATGTATAAACAGGTGCGCGAGCTTTTGACGAAATGGCTTGTGGGCTTTTCACTCAACGATCACCGCCCGACGATCGAAATCGGCGAATCAGGATACATTGCTAAATTCTCGCGTTTCTCTTTGGTGACGGACCAAAAGTTAATGGAAAAACTGGGTAAGCGCGAAGGCGCGATCCTGGCGATTGAACTTGAAATCAAACATCTGACACTGGGAACGAACTCCGTCAAAGTTTGGGATATTAACAACGAATTCCTGGGTAAAGTGGGCGCTGAAGAAGTGAGCCTTTCCGCAGGTGATGCTAAAAACCCACTTAAAGTGCGTTTGCCCTTTTACCTCCGCATGAATGCATACGGCGCGTTGGAGTTTGAAGCTCTGGATGTTGAAAACAATTTGGACTCTATCCCCGTTAGCCTTCAATACAAAAAACTTTTGGTTCCGCAGTTTGCTATTGAGATCAACGGCAAAAAGTTTTTGTTAAATAATAAAGAAATCGACAAGCTTTTCACCGAGCAAGCTCCCGCAATTCTAGAGTCTGTACGTAAGAATTTGGGCGACTTTGCGCGCAACCAGTTGCCCGCAATGCTGAATGAAAAGGCCAAAGAGTTCCTAAAAGGTAATTTGGACCAGGTTCAAAACATGGTGCCCCCGGGTAAAGAACCGAATGACACTCGCCCTGATTTCAAATGGGGTTTGCGCCTACAAAACATTGGCTTGAAAGAGTCTTTGAATATTGAATTGGGCGCTTACGCCGAAGACCCGGTGAATCCCCGCAGCTTGCCTCGCCCTGAGGACAAATCTCGTGGTGCCGTGACTTGGGGACTGATCCCACAAGCAAAGTATGACATCGGTTTGAGCCTGGATCGTGGCCTGATCAACCGTATTTTGCAGTTATCCTTTGAACGCCGTAATTTCGAAAAGATCGCCATGTCAGATGGTTCCACTTTGAGAATGATGGCGTCTCCTTTGATTGACTATGTAAAAGCACCAGTTGCGATGCCAATTAAGGACAGCGAGACCTGGGTTAAATTGCGTGTCGCGGTGGAAAACAAGCCAGACTCCATTTTCCTTAAAGAGAAGATCGTTGTTGAGTTCGATATTATTGCAAAATTGCGCCAAATGGCGGATAAGACCGGCATGCAGCTTGTGCTGTATTCCATCGATCCAGACAGTATGGCGATGGACGATAAGTACTTCTCAATTGCTGGCAAGCTTTTGAAAGGAAAAGTTCGCGACGGTATCAAAGATAAACTTCGCGAACAGTGCGCAGGATGGAAATCAAAAGAGGAAGCAATTCCTGGAGCTTTCCCACTGCCACCGGAAATTTTGGGAATTAAATTAGATATCAATCGCGTACTCATGGACCCTAAAGGTCATTTAGTAATGTATCTGAATTACGCGAATGCAGGAGCGAAGTAATATGAAATCATTTAAACTAGTCATCATCAATGCACTGACTTTGATCGTAGGCTTGGGAATAATGAGCGGATCTTTTTCCACGAAATCTGCTAAAGCAGCAAAGTTGGAATCAGTTCCTTCCATTCAAGTGAACAAGCTTGGAAACTATAAAGGACAATACCTGACAGTACTTTACGCTGTGGGTTCTCGTCCGTTTATTTCCACAGACGCTTCACAATTGAACATCTCTCAAGTCAAAGAATCCCGCACCGTTTATATTACAGGTGATTCCGTGACGTTGCCACAGGTGCAAGTTGAAAAAGAGGGTTTCCGCCCTTCTTACAACATCGTGGTGTTCGTGGTTTCTCCACAGCAGAATTATTCTTGGGTGAATGCCGACGGCTCGTCTCCACAAGGGATGCCAGCGACTAGCAACCGTCTTTCAAACAAGTTTAATGCTGTGAACAAATCTGACGTTGATAGCTTTGTCGCTTCTAAAGGCGAACAAGCCGTGATGCCAGTTAATCTTTAAATAGAGATTGAATTGGCCGCTTGAATTCCCGTCTCAAGGGCACCGTTCAAGGTGCCCGGGAATTTCAAGCTTGTATGCTCTCCTGCAAATTGGAAACGCCCACTGTATTCGGGCTCCCCGGCAGCTCCCCTGAATTTCATGTACTGACCTTTTTTATAAACCGCCATGGAGCCACCAGCCCAAGGACGCTGTTGCCAATTCACCATCTGATGGGACGTTGGAGATTGCGGCAATTCTTTATAGAACAATTCCAGATCAAACACGGCTTCTTGCTCTGCACCGGCTCCCGCACCCGCTCCGGATTTACCGGCGCGCGAATAAGTCATTAAAGCCTTCGTACCTTTTTGTTCGCGACTGCTGTCCCAGAATTTTTGCGACAAGAAATCACCCGTGAAGTTTCCAAGATTCGCGGCCAGACCATTTTTCTTATTCCAGAATGCAGTATTAAAGCCCAACACACCTTTGCTGTGAGTCGCGTATGTCAAATTTGTCAGAGCTTCCTTTTTCGCATCAGAAAAACGCAAAGAATCAATGTTGCTGACTTCGCGCAGTTTTGAAAACGGCAAAGTGCAGATGATGTTACGAGTCTTGTACTGCTCACGCCCATGGGGAGTTTGGAAATTCAATGTAAAGAGACCTTCTTTTTCGGAAATTTCCACCAAAGCGTGATTCATCTTTAAACTGTAGTCGGGAATTACACCCGCAACTCTTGATGCCAAGGTTTGCATCAAGTTCGTCAACCCGCCTTCCATGCGGTACGTGTTTCTGCCGGCAAGCAGGCTGCTGCCCTCAGAATCAATAGTGCTTAGAAAATGCAGCGATGATTGTTCAGAGGCATCCACCCCAAAACGCGAAACCGCCTGGCTTTCGATCAATTCCAAAACCAAAGGATCGACTTCGCCCTTCCAGGAATTCAACAAATCTGCCAAGGAAAGAGTGTCGTAATACGTGGAGCGGTCATATACCAAAGAATTGCGATATGTGAGAATCGCTTCCTGATCTCTGAAGAGATCCGAGCGCACGCGGCGCAGAGGTGCCGCTAAAGTTTTAAACTTAGGTGCGAGGTCTTGCACGCGATAGTTTTTCCCATTAAAGCGAAAATAGTGAGCCTCAAAGCCTTTGCGGGCTTTTAATTCAACAGGATTCAGACTGAATTCTTTAGCAAGCGCGAAAACCGTACGATGAGATTCTTCGAAAAACTCGGCCCCTAGCTCGGCCACTGGTTCTTCGCCTGAAAAAACAGAGACTGTTTGCACACGTCCACCGATACGCGAGGACGCTTCGAATAGGCGAAAGGGAATTTTATTCTTTTTCAGAGTGTGAGCCGCTGCTAAACCAGCAGCACCCGCTCCAAGAATGACGACTTCTCCGTCAAGATTTCGTTTGTCACCCGTAAAAAGTCGATCGAGACCTGCGCAGCCCCCCAAAGCAAGAGAGGTTGAACTCAGTGCAGAAATTTTTAAAAACTCGCGACGACTTAAAGAACTTTTTGCCATCAATCCCTCACCTGCATAGAATGGCAACACTTTGGAACAGAAGCAAATCAATCTCTCAGCATTAAGACAATCCTTCGAGAAATTGGCGGAAAATAACTGGGCTCTCTCGGCAGAGATCTTTGCTCCAGATTTTTGTGCAAAACTCGCCCAAGAGTGTCAAAAGCTTTACTCTGAAGGTGAACTCAAAAAAGCCTCCATTGGTCCCATTGGGAACAAGCTGACAGCTGCTGAAATTCGCGGCGATTTTACCCTGTGGTTGGATGAGGGGAACTCCCCACTCCAACAAGAATTCCTGCAATGCCTTGATGTGATCCGTGAGGAATTGAATCAGTTTTTCTTTATGGGTTTAAAGCGTGTGGAAAGTCATTTTGCTTTTTACCCACCCGAAGCGGGTTACGATAAACATATCGACAATCCGCGGGGGGCAAGTCACCGCAAAATCACTTTCGTGCTGTATCTCAATGAGAACTGGCAAAAAGACCACGGCGGTGAATTGAGCCTATATGATCCTGAGAAGCCTGATGATTTATTGGCTCGCGTAGAGCCCCATTTGGGTCAATTGATATTTTTTCGAAGCGACCTTTTCCCCCACCAAGTGGAAAAGAGCTTCAATCCCCGCCTGAGTCTAACTGGGTGGTTTAGGGACGATGCATTATGAGATCTTTGTTTTCGGAAGTAGTCTTCACCCGCCTTCATGCCCGTTTTATTATTCTGGGCTGTTCCTTATTGGCGGCACTGTTTGGTATCTTGGGACCGTTCTTCCAAAAAGAATTCATCGATCAACTGACGCACACGCCATCAAAGCTTCATCTGTTTCAAGTGAGCTCCCCTTTATGGTTTATCCTGGGAGCTTTCTTGTGCGTGCTTTCCTCCCAAGCTTTCAGTCAACTGACGAATTACTTAAGCTCTAAAGAAGCTTTGTTCATGCAAAGAGTCTTTGCGGAACGTCTGTATTCCAAAACTTTAAATCTGCGAGTCGATACGATGAGCCACCGCCCCGTGGGTGAGATCGTATCCCTGTATGCAACAGACGTTCAAGGTGCGACGGTGTTTTTGGATCAAACGTTGCCGGCGGGGGCATCCACACTGTTTCCGCTGATACTGTCACCCTTTGCGATTTCAATTCTGTTTGATATTCCCCTATGGCCGACGATCTGGGTGATGATTGGGATCACTTGCGTGAATTCCTTTATGGCATTTCGTCAGTCCCGATTTTTTTTCCGCTTTAAGCAATTAGCCGCGGAACGTATTGGTTTGGTAAATGAATGGATTCAAAATATTCGCACGATTCGCATCTTGGGATGGATTCGCCATTTCGAAGACGGCATATTTTCCAAACGTGAAGTGGAAACCCGCAATCGCGTGATGATGGTGACGAATGGTCAGATCATGAATGCCATATCGTCTTCAGTGACTTTCATTTTGAATGTTGTGACGTTGGGTTCATTGGTCCTTTATACCAAACAGACTTTAACCAGCGGCGAGCTTTTGGCGCTGTTGTGGATTGTTGCCATCTTTTTGACTCGTCCGTTCCGTCAGATGCCGTGGTTCTTTACTTTCGCATTTGACTCTTGGACCTCTTTAAAACGCCTGGAGGAATTCTTTTCCACAAAAAATAATCAGACAGATGGTACAGACGTCGAAACCGCAGAACAAGCGGCTCTCGATGAAAAGTACGCTTTGCAGGTTCGTGGTCTGAATCTACGTATTGGCAGCCGCCATATTCTTAAAAATATGACTTTTGATATCAAAGAGGGCGAATTCGTTGCCGTCGTGGGTGAAGTCGGCTCTGGCAAGTCGATGTTACTTTTGTCTTTGCTACGTGAAACCGGAGCCCGCTTCCAAAGCTACCGCATTGGAGCGATGGATGCCCTTAAAGAGAAAAACAATTCCGTGCGCAGTAACTTTGCTTACGTTCCGCAAGAGGGCTTTATCATGAGCGCCACTTTGCGTGAAAACGTGGCCTTCCTTTACGATATCGATCCCGAGCGTGACTCCTTGGTCGAAGAGTCTTTGAAGCTTGCTCAGTTTGAACTGAACACCGAGCGCGTGGAAAAGGGACTTAGCACCGAAATCGGTGAACGTGGTGTGAACCTGTCTGGTGGTCAACGCCAACGCGTAAGTTTAGCGCGCGTTCACTATCACGATGCGCCGATTTTACTTTTGGATGACTGCTTAAGTGCTGTCGATGTCGACACAGAACAAAAGCTATTCGATACACTTTTGATGGGCGCGTGGGAAAATCGCACGCGCATCCTGGTCACTCACCGCCTGTCCGCTTTGAACCGTGTGGATCGTATCTTGTTCTTGGAAGAGGGTCGAATTATTGACCAAGGTACTTTCGAGGAGCTTTTAGCTCATAATGAAAAGTTCAGAGAGTACACAACATCGGTTGCTAAAGAAGCTGCCGGCCCAAAAGAGGGTGAGGTGACCCGTGGCTAAAAGCAACCAGCGGACTCAAGTGATCAAACCAAAATATCTGTCCGATGGCGAAGTTCGCAAAGAAGGTGGTTATAACAAAACCATTTATGAAACTTTGCTTTTTGCCTACAAGCCCTTTCTGGTTCGCATCACAGCATGTATCGCCTTGGGTATCCTGGGTCGCGGTTTGTTACTGGCAAACACCAATGTCATTGGATATTGGGTGGATAGCCTGGTTGGCAAACACTCCCCGCTGGATACTTTTTCTTCAGTGCAAATCATCACCCTGCTTTTTGTGATGGCCCTCTGTGGCTTTTTTATGACTTTAGTCTTCCGCGTGGGATTTTCTCGTCTGTCAGCAAAAGCTATTTCAAGCTTTTACGATGAAGTCACTTTACGCACTTCGCGTTTGCCGATGGGATTTTTTGATAGTACTCCTGCCGGCCGAATCATCACACGCTTTTCCAGTGACTATGGCAACGTGTTTCGCCTGTTCGGCGGCCCCCTGGCGGAGTTCCTAAGCATCATCTTTGATTTGATCATGATGACCATCCTGATCACTGTCGCAAACCCGGTGTTTCTGGTTCTGGTGGCCTTTATCGGTGTTTTGAATTTCTTTGTTTATAAACTAAATCAGGAAAGACTGCGCAAAGCCCGCCGTGAACTTTCGGCGAGCCGCTCCCCTAGCATTGCACACTTTGCAGAGACAACTCAAGGAGCCAGCACCATTCGCTCCTTCCGTCGTCAAGAGTCCTTTAGCGAAAGGTTTGAAAGCTTAGATCGCTATTTCCTAAGCCAAAAACTTTTCACGACCAAACAACTGATCAGCTTCTCGTTCCAAATGAACAGCATGACAGCCGTTTTGCTTTTGATCACCGGTGTTTCCTCCTATTTCATGATTGAAAAGGGCTGGGCAAGTGTCGGTTCCGTCGGGGTCGCTTTCACCTTTATATCTTTGTCAGGGAATACTGTGCAGATGTTCTTTGAGTGGTTGACTCAATTCGAAGAGGCCATGATTGGTGTGGAGCGCTTGGATCAATACATGCGCATGGACATTGAAAAAGGCAATCGCCTGCCATCGACTGCGAAATTTGCGACGGGTCACCCCGTTTATGCTCCAGAAACTGAAAAGTACCTTGCGCACCGTCGCCTGACGGATGATCGCAGCGCTTCGGTGGAAGTTAAAAACCTTTCCTTCCGGTACCGCGAGGATCTCCCTTGGGTTCTAAAAAATTTGAATTTTGAGGTGAAGGCCGGAGAGCGTTTAGGAATCGTTGGCCGCACAGGCTCTGGGAAATCCAGTTTGATCCAAGCTCTTTTCCATTTGTACCCGATTGATCAGGGCCAAATTACCATCAACCACCATGCTCCAAAAATCAAAGACACGGATCAGGGAATGGATTTGAATTTGTACCGCCAATCCATGGCTTTTATTTCCCAGGAACCGATTTTGTTCCAAGGAACGTTGCGCTTTAACCTAGATATCGAAGGCAATCACAAGGATGATGCCCTGTTTGAAGTCCTACAAAAAGTGGGTTTACTGGAATGGGTCCAGGGTCAGGTCCAGGGTCTTGAGATGAGAATTGAAGAGCGCGGCAAAAGCCTATCCTTGGGTGAACGCCAGCTTTTATGTATGGCTCGCTGCCTTTTACAGCAATCCCCGATTGTGATTATGGATGAGGCAACCAGCTCTGTGGATCCGCAATCTGAAGAGATCCTGGTCCGTGCGACTGAAGAGTTTTTTGCTGACCGTACACAGATCATCATCGCTCACCGTTTATCGACCCTGGCAAAGTGCGATCGGATTTTATGGTTACAGAATGGTGAAATTGTCGAGATGGGACCGACGGAGGAGATTTTGCCTCGGTTTAAAAAAACGGAATTGGTATAAATAATTCTTCCTCCCCCTCAATTTAAAGTTTGCCGCGTCCGATTAAAAGAGGTACTCCTCGAGACACGACAAATAAACTACTCCGACAAAGTCGGAGTGCAGACCTTCTGAACGACGATGAGGTGGGCATGGACAACAACCAAACCCTCGACGAAACACTAGACGAAAACTCCGTGATCAGTCTGACGGATCAGTGGTCTTCATTGACCCCTGATGAGCGTCGTGAAAAGTTCAAAGAGCTGCCCCGTACCGATGCCGAGGAGCTTTTCCTCAATCTACCGACCCATGACCAGGCCGAACTTATTTCTGAAGCGTCTCACCTTGAGAAGCGCTCTTGGGTGCGCCTGCTTGCACCCGATGACGTGGCCGATTTAATTCAGGAAATGGGTCCTGATCACAAAGACGATTTATTGTCGTTGCTAGATCCTCAAACGAAACGCGAAGTGATTGCCCTGCTGGCTTATGCCGAGGACGCAGCCGGGGGCTTGATGAGCACTCGCTTTGTGCGTCTGCGTGCCGAAATGACCGTTGACGAAGCCATCAGCTATTTGCGTATTCAAGCCAAAACCCACGTAGAG
This genomic window contains:
- a CDS encoding transposase produces the protein MKRAKQQAFSGLNTHWKHRHCHGGVLRKSSKGRGARPLSSKDPLHVVFKVNKTVVKNGLRQPRNFSLMGSLLKKYSRKFGVKIEQFTVQTDHVHLLVRGKRILLQSFFRVVAGQFAQVLTDTFSRKHEGAKVWKYRPFSRVVKGYKAYRIVRDYVQLNEMEALGRPYSKTRLRGLSLEQLQELWS
- a CDS encoding DUF2785 domain-containing protein, whose translation is MLRKTPKLILPIILGLSGLQAHAMDADPYMTEEHLLNKAVQVHVTTRGMKYFDSELAKILGNLGVNIDEGYFPALSYTFEKPINPDDFAKDNPEEVKMYKQVRELLTKWLVGFSLNDHRPTIEIGESGYIAKFSRFSLVTDQKLMEKLGKREGAILAIELEIKHLTLGTNSVKVWDINNEFLGKVGAEEVSLSAGDAKNPLKVRLPFYLRMNAYGALEFEALDVENNLDSIPVSLQYKKLLVPQFAIEINGKKFLLNNKEIDKLFTEQAPAILESVRKNLGDFARNQLPAMLNEKAKEFLKGNLDQVQNMVPPGKEPNDTRPDFKWGLRLQNIGLKESLNIELGAYAEDPVNPRSLPRPEDKSRGAVTWGLIPQAKYDIGLSLDRGLINRILQLSFERRNFEKIAMSDGSTLRMMASPLIDYVKAPVAMPIKDSETWVKLRVAVENKPDSIFLKEKIVVEFDIIAKLRQMADKTGMQLVLYSIDPDSMAMDDKYFSIAGKLLKGKVRDGIKDKLREQCAGWKSKEEAIPGAFPLPPEILGIKLDINRVLMDPKGHLVMYLNYANAGAK
- a CDS encoding FAD-dependent oxidoreductase, encoding MAKSSLSRREFLKISALSSTSLALGGCAGLDRLFTGDKRNLDGEVVILGAGAAGLAAAHTLKKNKIPFRLFEASSRIGGRVQTVSVFSGEEPVAELGAEFFEESHRTVFALAKEFSLNPVELKARKGFEAHYFRFNGKNYRVQDLAPKFKTLAAPLRRVRSDLFRDQEAILTYRNSLVYDRSTYYDTLSLADLLNSWKGEVDPLVLELIESQAVSRFGVDASEQSSLHFLSTIDSEGSSLLAGRNTYRMEGGLTNLMQTLASRVAGVIPDYSLKMNHALVEISEKEGLFTLNFQTPHGREQYKTRNIICTLPFSKLREVSNIDSLRFSDAKKEALTNLTYATHSKGVLGFNTAFWNKKNGLAANLGNFTGDFLSQKFWDSSREQKGTKALMTYSRAGKSGAGAGAGAEQEAVFDLELFYKELPQSPTSHQMVNWQQRPWAGGSMAVYKKGQYMKFRGAAGEPEYSGRFQFAGEHTSLKFPGTLNGALETGIQAANSISI
- a CDS encoding 2OG-Fe(II) oxygenase; this translates as MEQKQINLSALRQSFEKLAENNWALSAEIFAPDFCAKLAQECQKLYSEGELKKASIGPIGNKLTAAEIRGDFTLWLDEGNSPLQQEFLQCLDVIREELNQFFFMGLKRVESHFAFYPPEAGYDKHIDNPRGASHRKITFVLYLNENWQKDHGGELSLYDPEKPDDLLARVEPHLGQLIFFRSDLFPHQVEKSFNPRLSLTGWFRDDAL
- a CDS encoding ABC transporter ATP-binding protein translates to MRSLFSEVVFTRLHARFIILGCSLLAALFGILGPFFQKEFIDQLTHTPSKLHLFQVSSPLWFILGAFLCVLSSQAFSQLTNYLSSKEALFMQRVFAERLYSKTLNLRVDTMSHRPVGEIVSLYATDVQGATVFLDQTLPAGASTLFPLILSPFAISILFDIPLWPTIWVMIGITCVNSFMAFRQSRFFFRFKQLAAERIGLVNEWIQNIRTIRILGWIRHFEDGIFSKREVETRNRVMMVTNGQIMNAISSSVTFILNVVTLGSLVLYTKQTLTSGELLALLWIVAIFLTRPFRQMPWFFTFAFDSWTSLKRLEEFFSTKNNQTDGTDVETAEQAALDEKYALQVRGLNLRIGSRHILKNMTFDIKEGEFVAVVGEVGSGKSMLLLSLLRETGARFQSYRIGAMDALKEKNNSVRSNFAYVPQEGFIMSATLRENVAFLYDIDPERDSLVEESLKLAQFELNTERVEKGLSTEIGERGVNLSGGQRQRVSLARVHYHDAPILLLDDCLSAVDVDTEQKLFDTLLMGAWENRTRILVTHRLSALNRVDRILFLEEGRIIDQGTFEELLAHNEKFREYTTSVAKEAAGPKEGEVTRG
- a CDS encoding ABC transporter ATP-binding protein, producing the protein MAKSNQRTQVIKPKYLSDGEVRKEGGYNKTIYETLLFAYKPFLVRITACIALGILGRGLLLANTNVIGYWVDSLVGKHSPLDTFSSVQIITLLFVMALCGFFMTLVFRVGFSRLSAKAISSFYDEVTLRTSRLPMGFFDSTPAGRIITRFSSDYGNVFRLFGGPLAEFLSIIFDLIMMTILITVANPVFLVLVAFIGVLNFFVYKLNQERLRKARRELSASRSPSIAHFAETTQGASTIRSFRRQESFSERFESLDRYFLSQKLFTTKQLISFSFQMNSMTAVLLLITGVSSYFMIEKGWASVGSVGVAFTFISLSGNTVQMFFEWLTQFEEAMIGVERLDQYMRMDIEKGNRLPSTAKFATGHPVYAPETEKYLAHRRLTDDRSASVEVKNLSFRYREDLPWVLKNLNFEVKAGERLGIVGRTGSGKSSLIQALFHLYPIDQGQITINHHAPKIKDTDQGMDLNLYRQSMAFISQEPILFQGTLRFNLDIEGNHKDDALFEVLQKVGLLEWVQGQVQGLEMRIEERGKSLSLGERQLLCMARCLLQQSPIVIMDEATSSVDPQSEEILVRATEEFFADRTQIIIAHRLSTLAKCDRILWLQNGEIVEMGPTEEILPRFKKTELV